Part of the Nitrospira sp. SG-bin1 genome, TTGCCGCCACGAAACGACTGTGTTTCCATTCGGCCCCCGACTTGAATGTCGTAATGCTTCCATAGGAACCGACCATAGAGCAGTTGAAAATCGACATCATAGTCCGCTTTGAACGCCGTATCCTGCTGACCTTCACTCTTGAACCAGAGTCGGTTGTAATCCCCACCGTACCAGCCTTCGATATCCCAGCGGTAGTCACTGTTGCTTCCGCCTCCACCGGTACGAGGACGATATTCAAGGACGTCAACCAACGTAAACAGGCGATGCTCCCGGTCGCTCACGGGGCTGAGCCAGTCCTGTTGCAGTGCTAAGTTCGCATGGGTTTGGCCTGGCTCTTGTAGGGGCGCGACTACCGACGAGCCGCCGGAACCAGAAGGCTTATGCCCATGTTCGGATTCCGCCGAGACACTCTTCGCACTCATGCCGACGCTCAACATGCACACAACCCATATGATTGCCCGACCGCTCTGGATCGCTGAACCCACCGGCCTATCTCCCGTTAGTCATTACGCAACTTGGACGACGCGAAACATGCCGGCTTCCATGTGGAGGAGAAGGTGGCAGTGGAAGGCCCACGGTCCATACGCGTCGGCGTTGATGACCACGGATAGCCGCTCAGCCGGTTTGACCGCGACGGTATGTTTGCGCGGAAGGTACGCACCGGACCCGTTTTCGAGGTACATCCACATCCCGTGCAGATGGAGCGGATGTTCCATCATGGTGTCATTGATGAAAGTGAGCCTCAGTCGTTCCCCATAACGGACACGAATCGGTTCCGGTGCATCCGAATACTTTTTGCCGTCGAACGACCACATATAGCGTTGCATATGGCCGGTG contains:
- a CDS encoding copper resistance protein CopB; this encodes MSAKSVSAESEHGHKPSGSGGSSVVAPLQEPGQTHANLALQQDWLSPVSDREHRLFTLVDVLEYRPRTGGGGSNSDYRWDIEGWYGGDYNRLWFKSEGQQDTAFKADYDVDFQLLYGRFLWKHYDIQVGGRMETQSFRGGNVTRGLGVIGLQGIVPYNYEFESALFIDQSGAVSARISYTKDFLLTQRLILQGRFQTNLAVQRVEEFTTASGLNNLEFGVRLRYEIRREFAPYVGISLDRSFGGTATLVRQQDGDPSQIRLGVGVRMWF